Proteins co-encoded in one Aquipuribacter hungaricus genomic window:
- a CDS encoding DUF3566 domain-containing protein — protein PAGQVRPGQPRPGQPGAAVAARGGRPGVRRGPRKARLSLARLDPWSVFKLSFLLAVALGIVGVVVTAVVWNVVNGMGVFTDVNDLVGQVQGDENAFDIYSYVGFERMLSLSVVVSVVNVLIITALATLFAFVYNISSGLVGGLHVTLTDE, from the coding sequence CCCGCCGGCCAGGTGCGCCCCGGCCAGCCCCGCCCCGGTCAGCCCGGCGCAGCCGTCGCCGCGCGCGGCGGTCGTCCCGGTGTGCGCCGCGGTCCCCGCAAGGCCCGGCTCAGCCTGGCCCGGCTCGACCCGTGGTCGGTCTTCAAGCTGTCGTTCCTGCTCGCGGTGGCCCTGGGCATCGTCGGCGTCGTCGTCACGGCGGTCGTCTGGAACGTCGTCAACGGCATGGGCGTCTTCACCGACGTCAACGACCTCGTGGGCCAGGTGCAGGGCGACGAGAACGCCTTCGACATCTACAGCTACGTCGGCTTCGAGCGGATGCTGTCGCTGTCGGTGGTCGTCTCCGTCGTCAACGTCCTCATCATCACCGCGCTGGCGACGCTGTTCGCCTTCGTCTACAACATCTCCTCCGGGCTCGTCGGCGGGCTGCACGTCACCCTCACCGACGAGTGA